The Calonectris borealis chromosome 13, bCalBor7.hap1.2, whole genome shotgun sequence genome contains a region encoding:
- the BMP15 gene encoding bone morphogenetic protein 15, which produces MALLHPFTSLLLLLAVPLCRAANQSTLPPGSLPAVPPLPLLQALQVQAPGSRGWRTGPASGQPLRYMLNLYRRAADREGRPRHGHSLGTNTVRLVRASSHGGQPWAGRWYVQPLTYRLESQPEAEHLLRATVVYLPSLLLAHGRLLCALELAATSEAPGALLSPAAHPRHGWAEADVTPYLVSGNGSTGSLALRHVCVHASRAGSRDSPVAPSHPFLLLYLNDTRAGLAPLAAEPRRHRRDTGMLAHDLPGYLREQGSEKSDCSLRPFPVSFAQLGWDHWIIAPHRYNPRYCKGACPRLLRYDYHAPNHAVVQSFVHQLVDANVPRPSCVPYRYSPISVLMIERNGGILYKEYENMIAESCTCR; this is translated from the exons ATGGCTTTGCTCCATCCCTtcaccagcctcctcctcctcctcgctgtgCCCCTTTGCCGGGCTGCAAACCAGTCCACGCTGCCCCCTGGCTCCCTGCCCGCcgtcccccccctgcccctcctgcagGCCCTGCAAGTGCAGGCACCAGGCAGCCGGGGCTGGCGAACGGGGCCAGCAAGCGGGCAGCCCCTGCGCTACATGCTGAACCTGTACCGGCGTGCCGCCGACCGCGAAGGGCGACCCCGCCACGGCCACAGCCTGGGCACCAACACTGTCCGCCTCGTCCGGGCCAGTTCCCACGGGGGTCAGCCCTGGGCAG GTCGCTGGTACGTGCAGCCTCTCACCTACCGCCTGGAGAGCCAGCCCGAGGCTGAGCACCTCCTCCGAGCCACCGTGGTCTAcctgcccagcctgctgctggcccatGGTCGCCTCCTCTGTGCCCTGGAGCTGGCGGCCACCAGCGAGGCACCCGGGGCGCTGCTCAGCCCTGCCGCACACCCGCGCCACGGCTGGGCCGAAGCAGATGTTACCCCTTACCTGGTGTCAGGGAACGGCAGCACAGGGAGCCTGGCACTGCGACATGTCTGTGTGCATGCCAGCCGGGCGGGGAGCCGCGATTCCCCAGTGGCCCCCagccaccccttcctcctcctctacctcAATGACACCCGGGCTGGCCTGGCACCTCTGGCGGCAgagccccgccggcaccggcgTGACACGGGGATGCTGGCCCACGACCTGCCTGGCTATCTGCGGGAGCAGGGAAGTGAGAAGAGCGACTGCTCCCTGCGCCCCTTCCCTGTCAGCTTtgcccagctgggctgggaccaCTGGATCATCGCTCCCCATCGCTACAACCCACGCTACTGCAAGGGTGCCTGTCCCCGCCTGCTCCGCTACGACTACCATGCGCCCAACCACGCTGTGGTGCAGAGTTTCGTCCATCAGCTGGTGGATGCCAACGTGCCCCGGCCCTCCTGCGTCCCCTACCGCTACAGCCCCATCAGCGTCCTCATGATCGAGCGCAATGGCGGCATCCTCTACAAGGAGTATGAGAACATGAttgcagagtcctgcacctgcCGGTAA